From the Cervus elaphus chromosome 20, mCerEla1.1, whole genome shotgun sequence genome, one window contains:
- the IVL gene encoding involucrin isoform X4, which translates to MSQQYTLPVILPPAHQEPLKPASPPTDTQQEQVKQPTPLPAPCQEVHSELPGEVPLELREKHTIVKGVPEQKCEPEQAEPKQQEQHVEQQQQESQVQEVHVELQQQESQVQEVHVELQQQESQVQEQHVEQQQQESQVQEVHVELQQQESQVQKVHVELQQQESQVQEQHVKQRQQESQVPEVHVEQQQQESQVQEVHVEQQQQESQVPEEHVEQQQESQVPEKHVKLQQQESQVPEVHVEQQQESQEQEVHVEQQQQESQVPEVHVEQQQQESQVPEVHVEQQQESQEQEVHVEQQQQESQVPEVHVEQQQQESQVPEVHVEQQQESQEQEVHVEQQQQESQVPEVHVEQQQESQEQEVHVEQQQQESQVPKVHVEQQQESQVPEKQVEQQQQESQVPEVLVKKQQHELQEQEVQQQKEQHEEYQEAEHLGPQLEQEKTQREQHLKGQLEQGKVLGQQLDQEPAKREEQLEKKEEQLLEQQEGQLKQPVFVPAPGQVQEIQPVLPLKGKALPSEEAGGVVPSKHK; encoded by the exons GCCAGGAGGTACACTCGGAGCTCCCGGGGGAGGTCCCCTTAGAGCTCAGGGAGAAACACACAATTGTGAAGGGGGTGCCTGAGCAAAAGTGTGAACCAGAGCAAGCGGAGCCAAAGCAGCAAGAACAGCATGTggaacagcagcagcaagagtcACAGGTGCAGGAAGTGCATGTGGAGCTGCAGCAGCAAGAGTCTCAGGTGCAGGAAGTGCATGTGGAGTTGCAGCAGCAAGAGTCACAGGTGCAGGAGCAGCATGTggaacagcagcagcaagagtcACAGGTGCAGGAAGTGCACGTGGAGCTGCAGCAGCAAGAGTCTCAGGTGCAGAAAGTGCATGTGGAGTTGCAGCAGCAAGAGTCTCAGGTGCAGGAACAGCATGTGAAGCAGAGACAACAAGAATCACAAGTGCCAGAAGTTCATGTGGAGCAGCAACAGCAAGAGTCACAGGTACAGGAAGTGCATGTGGAGCAGCAACAGCAAGAGTCACAGGTGCCAGAAGAGCATGTGGAGCAGCAGCAAGAGTCACAGGTGCCAGAAAAGCATGTGAAGCTGCAGCAACAAGAGTCACAGGTGCCGGAAGTGCATGTGGAGCAGCAGCAAGAGTCACAGGAACAGGAAGTGCAtgtggagcagcagcagcaagagtcaCAGGTGCCGGAAGTGCATGTGGAGCAGCAACAACAAGAGTCACAGGTACCGGAAGTGCATGTGGAGCAGCAGCAAGAGTCACAGGAACAGGAAGTGCATGTGGAGCAGCAACAACAAGAGTCACAGGTACCGGAAGTGCATGTGGAGCAGCAACAACAAGAGTCACAGGTACCGGAAGTGCATGTGGAGCAGCAGCAAGAGTCACAGGAACAGGAAGTGCAcgtggagcagcagcagcaagagtcaCAGGTGCCGGAAGTGCATGTGGAGCAGCAGCAAGAGTCACAGGAACAAGAAGTGCATGTggaacagcagcagcaagagtcACAGGTCCCGAAAGTGCATGTGGAGCAGCAGCAAGAGTCACAG GTGCCAGAAAAGCAggtggagcagcagcagcaagagtcaCAGGTGCCAGAAGTGCTTGTCAAAAAGCAACAGCATGAGCTACAGGAACAGGAAGTGCAGCAGCAAAAAGAACAGCACGAGGAATATCAGGAAGCAGAACACCTGGGGCCGCAGCTGGAGCAGGAGAAAACACAAAGAGAGCAGCACCTAAAAGGACAGCTGGAACAGGGGAAGGTCTTGGGCCAGCAATTGGATCAAGAACCAGCAAAGAGAGAGGAGCAactggaaaagaaagaggagCAACTGCTGGAGCAGCAGGAGGGGCAGCTGAAACAGCCTGTGTTTGTCCCAGCTCCCGGCCAGGtccaagagatccaaccagtcctgcCACTGAAGGGAAAAGCCTTGCCCTCTGAGGAAGCAGGAGGTGTAGTGCCTTCTAAACATAAGTAA
- the IVL gene encoding involucrin isoform X5 translates to MSQQYTLPVILPPAHQEPLKPASPPTDTQQEQVKQPTPLPAPCQEVHSELPGEVPLELREKHTIVKGVPEQKCEPEQAEPKQQEQHVEQQQQESQVQEVHVELQQQESQVQEVHVELQQQESQVQEQHVEQQQQESQVQEVHVELQQQESQVQKVHVELQQQESQVQEQHVKQRQQESQVPEVHVEQQQQESQVQEVHVEQQQQESQVPEEHVEQQQESQVPEKHVKLQQQESQVPEVHVEQQQESQEQEVHVEQQQQESQVPEVHVEQQQQESQVPEVHVEQQQESQEQEVHVEQQQQESQVPEVHVEQQQQESQVPEVHVEQQQESQEQEVHVEQQQQESQVPEVHVEQQQESQEQEVHVEQQQQESQVPKVHVEQQQESQEQEVHVEQQQQESQVPEVLVKKQQHELQEQEVQQQKEQHEEYQEAEHLGPQLEQEKTQREQHLKGQLEQGKVLGQQLDQEPAKREEQLEKKEEQLLEQQEGQLKQPVFVPAPGQVQEIQPVLPLKGKALPSEEAGGVVPSKHK, encoded by the exons GCCAGGAGGTACACTCGGAGCTCCCGGGGGAGGTCCCCTTAGAGCTCAGGGAGAAACACACAATTGTGAAGGGGGTGCCTGAGCAAAAGTGTGAACCAGAGCAAGCGGAGCCAAAGCAGCAAGAACAGCATGTggaacagcagcagcaagagtcACAGGTGCAGGAAGTGCATGTGGAGCTGCAGCAGCAAGAGTCTCAGGTGCAGGAAGTGCATGTGGAGTTGCAGCAGCAAGAGTCACAGGTGCAGGAGCAGCATGTggaacagcagcagcaagagtcACAGGTGCAGGAAGTGCACGTGGAGCTGCAGCAGCAAGAGTCTCAGGTGCAGAAAGTGCATGTGGAGTTGCAGCAGCAAGAGTCTCAGGTGCAGGAACAGCATGTGAAGCAGAGACAACAAGAATCACAAGTGCCAGAAGTTCATGTGGAGCAGCAACAGCAAGAGTCACAGGTACAGGAAGTGCATGTGGAGCAGCAACAGCAAGAGTCACAGGTGCCAGAAGAGCATGTGGAGCAGCAGCAAGAGTCACAGGTGCCAGAAAAGCATGTGAAGCTGCAGCAACAAGAGTCACAGGTGCCGGAAGTGCATGTGGAGCAGCAGCAAGAGTCACAGGAACAGGAAGTGCAtgtggagcagcagcagcaagagtcaCAGGTGCCGGAAGTGCATGTGGAGCAGCAACAACAAGAGTCACAGGTACCGGAAGTGCATGTGGAGCAGCAGCAAGAGTCACAGGAACAGGAAGTGCATGTGGAGCAGCAACAACAAGAGTCACAGGTACCGGAAGTGCATGTGGAGCAGCAACAACAAGAGTCACAGGTACCGGAAGTGCATGTGGAGCAGCAGCAAGAGTCACAGGAACAGGAAGTGCAcgtggagcagcagcagcaagagtcaCAGGTGCCGGAAGTGCATGTGGAGCAGCAGCAAGAGTCACAGGAACAAGAAGTGCATGTggaacagcagcagcaagagtcACAGGTCCCGAAAGTGCATGTGGAGCAGCAGCAAGAGTCACAGGAACAGGAAGTGCAT gtggagcagcagcagcaagagtcaCAGGTGCCAGAAGTGCTTGTCAAAAAGCAACAGCATGAGCTACAGGAACAGGAAGTGCAGCAGCAAAAAGAACAGCACGAGGAATATCAGGAAGCAGAACACCTGGGGCCGCAGCTGGAGCAGGAGAAAACACAAAGAGAGCAGCACCTAAAAGGACAGCTGGAACAGGGGAAGGTCTTGGGCCAGCAATTGGATCAAGAACCAGCAAAGAGAGAGGAGCAactggaaaagaaagaggagCAACTGCTGGAGCAGCAGGAGGGGCAGCTGAAACAGCCTGTGTTTGTCCCAGCTCCCGGCCAGGtccaagagatccaaccagtcctgcCACTGAAGGGAAAAGCCTTGCCCTCTGAGGAAGCAGGAGGTGTAGTGCCTTCTAAACATAAGTAA